Proteins from one Thermostichus vulcanus str. 'Rupite' genomic window:
- a CDS encoding KGK domain-containing protein: protein MPSKPIELQQFPEGILSIGEKTFKIANLLKAAQDDLVKEDELNRLFIAALRATGILSPDDLINIASSFFAPKPEETLLQEAKWFEQGLACQLLIPGKKEWEKDKVRLRISVQFEPEAVGTSASSSGSPLDDIRKDSE from the coding sequence ATGCCTTCTAAACCGATAGAGCTACAACAATTTCCCGAAGGGATCCTCTCAATTGGGGAGAAAACCTTTAAGATTGCTAACTTGCTTAAAGCAGCCCAAGACGATTTGGTTAAGGAAGACGAGCTGAATCGATTGTTTATTGCTGCATTGAGAGCTACAGGGATCCTTTCACCAGACGACTTGATCAACATTGCCAGTAGCTTCTTTGCTCCCAAGCCTGAAGAGACTTTGTTGCAAGAGGCTAAGTGGTTCGAACAGGGTCTTGCCTGTCAGTTACTCATCCCTGGGAAAAAAGAATGGGAGAAAGACAAAGTTAGGTTGCGCATTTCGGTGCAGTTTGAGCCGGAGGCTGTCGGAACTTCTGCTTCAAGTAGTGGATCCCCTTTGGATGATATTCGGAAAGATAGTGAATAA